The proteins below are encoded in one region of Drosophila santomea strain STO CAGO 1482 chromosome 2R, Prin_Dsan_1.1, whole genome shotgun sequence:
- the LOC120444384 gene encoding probable multidrug resistance-associated protein lethal(2)03659: MQSLKNEDLPKNPRERSNFFSAICFWYTIPTFIKGRKVTLGVNDLFRVLKEHKAETLGDKLCTSWQKELKTYEKNASLLRVLFGVFGQYFVLLGVVLLFLEAILTMQPIFLMELISSFSHSSPKSNGMAYVYAGGVILGSALKVILMNPYSFAVTHLGLKIRVGVSSMVYRKSLRLTKTELGEISTGHIMNLVSNDLGRMDTFLQFTHYLWLAPLQTLMVTYFMYQAIGIAAVFGMTFMLLFIPFQMYLGNKISELRLKTALRTDKRMRIMTEIIAGIQVIKMYAWELPFEKLVAHARHKEVNAIRHVAFAKCLLYSFNRFLTPVSIFLSLVGFVLLGRFLTAEVAFLITAYYNVVRTNMTVYFSLGMTTTAETLVSIQRVQTFLLSGEVEALGEKVVSNGAEEVTQEASEKLLETPMPIGTPEKTQHHSEDRVSISELTAKWITSGSPDYTLSGVNLQVPAGTLLAIVGHTGSGKSSVIQAILGELRAESGEIELTGSISYAAQEPWLFSGTVRQNILFGQPMDRRRYDLVVRKCALERDFELLPLKDKTILADRGASLSGGQKARISLARSVYRDASIYLLDDPLSAVDSNVARRLFEDCLRGYLRDKTVILVTNQLQFLQQADQIVIMEKGRVRAVGTYESLHKSGVDFGSVLVDPVDHNEPTEDQSMISSMTDQRRSSVKSVLSNAESCPADLQEEQVINLERQHVDRNGLGVYIDYFRAGGGFLSFSVIMSFFVCSQGLASLGDYFLATWVSRNEIMVAHNDTTYSKDANIEVHAAYIFMLITVLSIIVTIKRSFLFFNLAMKASIQLHNSMFRGISRASMYFFNTNPAGGILNRFSKDMGQVDEMLPSIMMTVIQEFLLITGNIMVISIVNPLFLIPALAFGVVIYYLRSFYLKTSRDVKRLEASTRSPVYSHLAASLNGLTTIRAFGAGSILEAEFDSYQDMHSSASYMFISTSRAFAYWMDTFCVLYIVIVTLAFFIFPPSSAADVGLAITQAMGLTSTVQWAVRQSTELENTMISVERVIDYEEIEAEGALEAPTDEKPPESWPEHGKIEFDDLSLRYKPYEKTESVLKSLSFVIKPREKVGIVGRTGAGKSSLINALFRLSYNYGSVLIDDKDTSGMGLHDLRSKISIIPQEPVLFSGTLRHNLDPFDEYSDEKLWCALEEVELKDVVSSVATGLETKITEGGSNFSVGQRQLVCLARAILRDNRILVMDEATANVDPQTDALIQATIRNKFRECTVITVAHRLHTIMDSDRVLVMDAGRVVELATPFELLTAKDTNVFHDLVKQTGQATYDALLKISQQAFENCEKPSLRLPS; encoded by the exons ATGCAGTCCTTGAAGAATGAAGATCTACCCAAGAATCCTCGCGAGCGATCGAATTTTTTTTCTGCGATTTGCTTTTG GTATACCATTCCGACTTTTATTAAGGGGCGCAAGGTCACATTGGGTGTGAATGACCTTTTCAGGGTCTTGAAAGAGCACAAAGCCG AGACGCTCGGCGACAAGTTATGCACTTCCTGGCAGAAAGAACTGAAGACCTACGAGAAAAACGCCAGTTTGCTAAGAGTTCTCTTTGGCGTATTCGGCCAGTACTTCGTCCTCCTCGGAGTGGTTCTTCTCTTCCTGGAGGCTATACTAACGATGCAGCCCATTTTCCTCATGGAGCTTATATCTAGCTTTTCCCATTCTAGCCCGAAATCGAATGGAATGGCATATGTCTACGCGGGTGGAGTGATTTTGGGCTCTGCCCTCAAAGTGATTCTTATGAACCCGTACTCATTCGCCGTCACTCACCTGG GCCTTAAGATTCGAGTGGGCGTGAGCAGCATGGTCTACCGGAAAAGCCTTCGATTGACGAAAACAGAACTGGGCGAAATATCTACCGGACATATAATGAATTTAGTTTCCAATGACCTCGGCAGAATGGACACCTTCCTTCAGTTTACTCACTACCTTTGGTTGGCACCACTACAGACGCTAATGGTGACCTATTTTATGTACCAAGCA ATAGGAATCGCTGCAGTGTTTGGCATGACATTCATGCTACTCTTCATACCCTTCCAAATGTATTTGGGCAACAAGATCTCGGAGCTGCGACTGAAGACCGCTCTccggacggacaaacggatGCGGATAATGACTGAGATTATTGCTGGTATCCAGGTGATTAAAATGTACGCCTGGGAGCTTCCGTTTGAAAAATTGGTAGCCCACGCCCGCCACAAGGAGGTCAATGCCATCCGACACGTGGCCTTTGCGAAATGCCTCCTTTACTCCTTCAACAGATTCCTCACTCCAGTATCGATATTTCTCAGTTTGGTAGGATTTGTGCTTTTGGGCAGGTTCCTTACAGCGGAAGTAGCTTTCCTCATCACAGCCTATTACAATGTTGTACGCACCAACATGACAGTATACTTTTCGTTGGGCATGACGACAACTGCAGAAACCCTCGTTTCCATCCAGCGGGTTCAGACGTTTTTGCTATCCGGAGAGGTAGAAGCGCTGGGTGAAAAGGTAGTTTCCAACGGAGCTGAGGAAGTTACTCAGGAGGCAAGCGAAAAACTCCTAGAGACGCCTATGCCAATAGGTACTCCCGAGAAAACTCAACACCACTCGGAAGATCGCGTATCCATAAGTGAACTTACAGCAAAGTGGATCACGAGTGGGTCACCCGATTACACGCTCAGTGGGGTAAATCTGCAGGTCCCCGCTGGCACACTGCTCGCCATTGTGGGCCACACTGGCTCCGGGAAGTCGAGCGTGATACAAGCAATTTTGGGGGAACTGCGTGCCGAATCTGGAGAGATCGAGCTTACTGGATCGATATCATATGCCGCCCAAGAGCCGTGGCTTTTTTCCGGAACTGTGCGTCAGAATATTCTCTTCGGTCAGCCAATGGATCGCCGGCGATACGATTTGGTGGTGAGGAAATGCGCTCTAGAACGGGACTTTGAGCTACTTCCCTTGAAGGATAAAACCATATTGGCAGACCGCGGAGCCTCGCTCTCGGGCGGACAAAAGGCGAGAATCAGCTTGGCAAGATCTGTTTACCGGGATGCTTCCATCTACCTGCTGGACGATCCTTTGAGTGCGGTGGACTCCAATGTGGCCCGTCGTCTCTTCGAAGATTGCCTACGTGGCTATCTGCGAGATAAGACTGTCATCCTGGTCACCAATCAATTGCAGTTCCTGCAGCAGGCCGATCAGATTGTGATCATGGAGAAGGGCCGGGTGAGAGCTGTGGGAACGTATGAGTCGCTCCACAAATCGGGTGTAGACTTTGGCAGTGTCCTGGTGGATCCTGTTGATCACAATGAGCCGACGGAGGACCAATCCATGATCTCCAGCATGACTGACCAACGGCGCAGCAGTGTGAAATCTGTGCTCTCCAATGCGGAATCCTGCCCAGCGGATCTACAGGAGGAACAAGTGATTAACCTTGAGCGGCAACATGTGGATCGCAACGGCTTAGGAGTATACATCGATTATTTTAGGGCAGGAGGCGGATTCCTCTCCTTTTCAGTGATAATGAGCTTTTTCGTGTGCTCCCAGGGCCTAGCCTCTCTTGGAGATTACTTTCTGGCCACCTG GGTCTCAAGAAATGAGATCATGGTTGCCCATAACGACACAACATATTCTAAGGATGCGAATATCGAAGTGCACGctgcatacatatttatgttgATTACAGTGCTATCCATTATTGTGACCATAAAACGATCCTTCCTGTTCTTCAATCTGGCGATGAAGGCTTCTATCCAGTTGCATAACTCAATGTTTCGAGGGATATCTAGAGCTTCAATGTATTTTTTCAACACGAATCCTGCGGGAGGTATCCTCAATCGTTTCTCCAAGGACATGGGTCAAGTAGATGAGATGCTGCCCTCCATTATGATGACCGTCATCCAAGAGTTTCTCCTGATCACCGGCAATATTATGGTCATATCCATTGTCAATCCCCTCTTTCTCATTCCCGCCCTGGCTTTTGGAGTAGTTATATACTACCTCCGCTCTTTCTATCTCAAAACTTCGCGGGACGTAAAACGCTTGGAGGCCAGCA CTCGATCTCCGGTTTACTCCCACTTGGCTGCTTCTCTGAATGGTCTGACCACCATTCGTGCATTTGGGGCCGGGAGCATTTTGGAGGCGGAGTTTGATAGCTACCAAGATATGCACAGTTCCGCCTCTTACATGTTCATTAGCACCTCGCGTGCCTTCGCCTATTGGATGGATACATTCTGCGTGCTCTATATAGTGATTGTCACGCTGGCCTTCTTCATCTTTCCGCCGTCGAGTGCAGCCGATGTTGGTCTGGCTATAACCCAG GCCATGGGCTTGACGAGCACGGTTCAGTGGGCTGTCCGCCAGTCGACAGAGCTGGAAAACACAATGATTTCCGTGGAGCGGGTGATTGATTACGAGGAAATTGAGGCAGAGGGAGCACTGGAAGCCCCGACTGACGAGAAACCACCTGAATCTTGGCCAGAGCACGGAAAAATAGAATTCGACGACCTAAGTCTGCGTTACAAGCCCTATGAGAAAACGGAGAGCGTTCTAAAATCCCTCAGTTTTGTGATAAAACCCAGGGAAAAAGTTGGCATAGTAGGACGAACAGGAGCGGGTAAATCCTCGCTGATTAACGCTCTTTTCCGCCTGTCCTACAACTATGGATCTGTGCTCATAGACGATAAGGACACCAGTGGTATGGGTCTGCATGACCTTCGCAGCAAGATCTCAATCATACCACAGGAACCAGTTCTCTTCTCCGGCACATTGCGACACAACCTAGATCCCTTTGATGAGTATAGCGATGAAAAGCTGTGGTGCGCgctggaggaggtggagctCAAGGATGTGGTGTCCAGCGTGGCCACTGGCCTGGAGACGAAAATCACCGAAGGTGGCTCCAACTTCAGCGTAGGTCAGCGCCAATTGGTCTGCTTGGCACGGGCTATTCTGCGGGACAACAGAATACTTGTGATGGACGAGGCCACCGCCAATGTGGATCCCCAGACGGACGCTCTAATCCAAGCCACCATTCGAAACAAGTTTAGGGAGTGCACCGTCATTACCGTAGCCCATAGATTGCACACCATCATGGACTCGGACAGGGTACTGGTAATGGATGCCGGAAGAGTTGTGGAGCTTGCCACGCCCTTTGAGCTCCTAACTGCGAAAGACACCAATGTATTCCACGATTTGGTCAAGCAAACTGGGCAGGCCACATACGACGCTCTCCTTAAGATTTCTCAACAG GCCTTcgaaaattgtgaaaaacCCAGCCTAAGGCTTCCCTCTTGA